From Deltaproteobacteria bacterium, the proteins below share one genomic window:
- a CDS encoding acyl-CoA dehydrogenase family protein: MAIDFRFPEEIELVRTKVREFCEQVVRPAEKEIAAHEGDRKVLVEQVIRMRKAAQEWGLWLPHMPEEWGGMGLGHVAMAAVSAEAAKTRFGPFALNAQAPDEGNMHTLLHWGTPAQKEKYLRPLCQGRARSCFAMTEPEVAGSDPTLIQTRAVPDGDDWVIEGHKWFISGAHGAQFAILIARTEEDPAVPQAVTSAFLVDLPSPGWEFVRDIHTMSGSHNHCEVRIHGLRVPGANLLGGRGDGHRLGQYRLGPARLAHCMRWIGQAEMALDMTIDRAMKRYAHGSLLGEKQGIQWMIADSTLELYQCKLMVLHAAYKVDRGEDFKSEVSMAKHFVAGALNRIVDRAIQVHGALGYSSDTPLAQMATQARWARFADGADEVHQWRIAQRAIEAYTKTGSVGPAAGDLPI; the protein is encoded by the coding sequence ATGGCCATCGACTTCCGCTTCCCCGAAGAGATCGAGCTCGTCCGCACCAAGGTCCGCGAGTTCTGCGAGCAGGTCGTGCGGCCGGCGGAGAAGGAGATCGCGGCGCACGAGGGCGACCGCAAGGTGCTCGTCGAGCAGGTGATCCGGATGCGCAAGGCCGCCCAGGAGTGGGGCCTGTGGCTGCCGCACATGCCCGAGGAGTGGGGCGGGATGGGGCTCGGGCACGTCGCGATGGCGGCGGTGTCGGCGGAGGCGGCGAAGACCCGCTTCGGGCCCTTCGCGCTGAACGCGCAGGCGCCCGACGAGGGCAACATGCACACGCTCCTGCACTGGGGCACGCCGGCGCAGAAGGAGAAGTACCTGCGGCCGCTCTGCCAGGGCCGCGCCCGCTCGTGCTTCGCGATGACCGAGCCCGAGGTGGCGGGCTCCGACCCGACCCTGATCCAGACCCGCGCCGTCCCGGACGGCGACGACTGGGTGATCGAGGGCCACAAGTGGTTCATCTCGGGCGCGCACGGCGCACAGTTCGCGATCCTGATCGCGCGCACCGAGGAGGACCCCGCCGTGCCGCAGGCGGTGACCAGCGCCTTCCTCGTCGACCTGCCGAGCCCCGGCTGGGAGTTCGTGCGCGACATCCACACCATGAGCGGAAGCCACAACCACTGCGAGGTGCGGATCCACGGGCTGCGCGTGCCCGGCGCGAACCTCCTCGGCGGGCGCGGCGACGGGCACCGCCTCGGCCAGTACCGGCTCGGCCCCGCGCGGCTCGCGCACTGCATGCGCTGGATCGGCCAGGCCGAGATGGCGCTCGACATGACCATCGACCGCGCCATGAAGCGCTACGCGCACGGCTCGCTGCTCGGCGAGAAGCAGGGCATCCAGTGGATGATCGCCGACAGCACCCTGGAGCTGTACCAGTGCAAGCTCATGGTGCTCCACGCCGCCTACAAGGTGGACCGCGGCGAGGACTTCAAGAGCGAGGTCTCGATGGCCAAGCACTTCGTCGCGGGCGCGCTCAACCGCATCGTCGACCGCGCGATCCAGGTCCACGGCGCGCTCGGCTACTCGAGCGACACGCCGCTCGCCCAGATGGCCACCCAGGCACGCTGGGCACGCTTCGCCGACGGCGCCGACGAGGTCCACCAGTGGCGGATCGCCCAGCGCGCGATCGAGGCCTACACCAAGACCGGCAGCGTCGGACCGGCGGCGGGGGATCTGCCGATCTAG
- a CDS encoding type IV pilus twitching motility protein PilT, with the protein MGSLTEMLVALREQGGSDLHLAAGQPPRMRRKGSLDPIEGAAPLDDAGVRALLREIATPAQWESYEQQNDLDFAYGIPGVARFRANYFAHENGAGAVFRIIPEEILTLEELALPKAAHSFAHLDRGLVLVTGPTGSGKSTTLAAIINEINEAYAKHVLTIEDPIEFVHPNKRCVFSHREVGIHSRGFAPALRAALREDADVILVGEMRDYETISLALAAAEMGALVFGTLHTNGAAKTIDRVIDAFPADEQPQARLSLSESLAGVVSQQLLRTADGKGRCAANEVLIRTSGLANVIREGNTPMLLNIMQSGKAAGMQTMDDALLALVQANRIRPADAYFKATDKARFEQYAPAE; encoded by the coding sequence ATGGGGAGCCTGACGGAGATGCTCGTCGCGCTGCGCGAGCAGGGCGGCTCGGACCTGCACCTCGCCGCCGGCCAGCCGCCGCGCATGCGCCGCAAGGGCTCGCTCGACCCGATCGAGGGCGCGGCGCCGCTCGACGACGCCGGCGTGCGCGCGCTCCTGCGCGAGATCGCGACCCCCGCGCAGTGGGAGAGCTACGAGCAGCAGAACGACCTCGACTTCGCCTACGGGATCCCCGGCGTGGCGCGCTTCCGCGCCAACTACTTCGCCCACGAGAACGGCGCGGGCGCCGTGTTCCGGATCATCCCCGAGGAGATCCTGACCCTCGAGGAGCTGGCGCTGCCGAAGGCGGCCCACTCGTTCGCCCACCTGGACCGCGGGCTCGTGCTGGTCACCGGCCCGACCGGCTCGGGCAAGTCGACGACGCTCGCCGCGATCATCAACGAGATCAACGAGGCCTACGCCAAGCACGTGCTCACGATCGAGGACCCGATCGAGTTCGTGCACCCGAACAAGCGCTGCGTGTTCTCGCACCGGGAGGTCGGGATCCACAGCCGCGGCTTCGCGCCGGCGCTGCGCGCGGCCCTGCGCGAGGACGCCGATGTGATCCTGGTCGGCGAGATGCGCGACTACGAGACCATCTCGCTGGCGCTCGCCGCGGCCGAGATGGGGGCGCTCGTCTTCGGCACCCTGCACACGAACGGCGCCGCCAAGACCATCGACCGCGTGATCGACGCCTTCCCGGCCGACGAGCAGCCCCAGGCGCGGCTCTCGCTCTCGGAGTCGCTCGCCGGGGTGGTGTCGCAGCAGCTCCTGCGCACCGCCGACGGCAAGGGCCGCTGCGCCGCCAACGAGGTCCTGATCCGCACGAGCGGCCTCGCCAACGTGATCCGCGAGGGCAACACGCCGATGCTGCTCAACATCATGCAGTCCGGGAAGGCCGCCGGCATGCAGACCATGGACGACGCCCTCCTCGCGCTCGTCCAGGCCAACCGGATCCGCCCCGCGGACGCCTACTTCAAGGCAACCGACAAGGCGCGCTTCGAGCAGTACGCGCCCGCCGAGTGA
- a CDS encoding type IV pilus twitching motility protein PilT — protein sequence MHEILRAGVAAGASDLHLHGGAPLRWRRHGVLETQGSEALDAARGEALLRSILTPEQAAALDADGQVDLAYTLPGVGRFRANVYRQQRGLDGVFRVVPDHPPSLQELGLPTTLARLTNYHQGMVLVTGPAGCGKSSTMAAFLHLVNGERTDHILTIEDPIEVLHPSQRCLVNQRQVRAHTETFARALRAALREDPDVIAIGELRDLETISLALTAAETGHFVLGTLHTNSTVRTIDRLIGVFPPDQQSQVRTMLSESLRAVVSQRLVRRADGQGRVPALEVLVVNKAVSNLIRENKTFQIRSILQTGASQGMCLLDTSLEGLVKSGTITQEEARRHCEDPKRFGGAGGA from the coding sequence ATGCACGAGATCCTGCGCGCGGGCGTCGCGGCGGGCGCCTCCGACCTGCACCTCCACGGCGGCGCACCCCTGCGCTGGCGCCGCCACGGCGTGCTCGAGACCCAGGGCAGCGAGGCGCTCGACGCCGCCCGCGGCGAGGCGCTCCTGCGCTCGATCCTGACGCCCGAGCAGGCCGCCGCGCTCGACGCCGACGGCCAGGTCGACCTCGCCTATACCCTTCCCGGCGTAGGGCGCTTCCGCGCCAACGTCTACCGCCAGCAGCGCGGCCTCGACGGCGTCTTCCGCGTGGTGCCCGACCACCCGCCCTCGCTCCAGGAGCTGGGCCTGCCGACGACGCTCGCGCGGCTCACCAACTACCACCAGGGCATGGTGCTCGTGACGGGGCCCGCCGGCTGCGGGAAGTCGTCCACGATGGCGGCCTTCCTCCACCTCGTGAACGGCGAGCGCACCGACCACATCCTCACCATCGAGGACCCGATCGAGGTGCTGCATCCCTCGCAGCGCTGCCTCGTGAACCAGCGCCAGGTGCGCGCGCACACGGAGACCTTCGCCCGCGCGCTGCGCGCCGCCCTGCGCGAGGACCCCGACGTGATCGCGATCGGCGAGCTGCGCGACCTCGAGACCATCTCGCTCGCGCTCACCGCCGCCGAGACCGGCCACTTCGTGCTCGGCACGCTCCACACGAACAGCACGGTGCGCACGATCGACCGCCTGATCGGGGTCTTCCCGCCCGATCAGCAGAGCCAGGTGCGCACGATGCTCTCGGAGTCGCTGCGCGCGGTGGTGTCGCAGCGGCTCGTGCGCCGCGCCGACGGCCAGGGCCGCGTGCCTGCGCTCGAGGTGCTGGTGGTGAACAAGGCGGTCTCGAACCTGATCCGGGAGAACAAGACCTTCCAGATCCGCTCGATCCTCCAGACCGGCGCCAGCCAGGGCATGTGCCTGCTCGACACCTCGCTCGAGGGCCTCGTGAAGAGCGGCACGATCACCCAGGAGGAGGCGCGCCGGCACTGCGAGGACCCGAAGCGCTTCGGCGGCGCGGGAGGCGCGTGA